One Thermoplasmata archaeon genomic window, TAGGCTTTGGGGACCGTTCGACCCCAAAGCGGGCGCACTCAGGACAGACATTCAGTTCTGAACCCTCGATAAGCACAGTCCTCAGCTGCTGGCTTTCCCTCCCGCAAACCTCGCAGAGCACTACCGACCCGGGACCCAATCGGGGATGTGGGATATAACTCTTGGCGGTGGTGGGGTAGGGTGGGTGTAGCAAACAATAAATAGGGAGAGCCTAATAGTGATACCTCCGACGAAAGGTGAGCCCGATGGGTGAGCGAGAGGAGGCAAGCGACAGCGGCCCGGACCTGTCCCACTACTTAGCCGATCGCATCTCTGCTCTGGAGAGCAAGAACGCCCAGCTCATGGAGGATGTCCGGCGCGCAGAGAGCGAGAGGCGCTATGTAGAGAACGAGCTCCTCCGTCTCCAGAAGGAGATCAAGAGGCTCAGGGTCGAGCTGGAGCGCCTTAAGACCCCGCCCCTGATTGTGGGCTATGTGCGGGACGTCCTCGAGGATGGCCGGGTCGTGATTCGGAGCAGCACTGGACCCGACTTCATAGTGTTTGCCGCTGACTACATTGACCGGAAGAAGCTCATCCCCGGCACAAGAGTGTCGATGAATAAGCAGACCCTCTCGATAATGGGCATCCTTCCGGCGTCAAAGGACCCCCTCGTCGCCAGCGGTGAGGTCATAGAGAAGCCCGGGGTATCATATGAGGACATCGGCGGACTGCTCGAGCAAATTCGCGAGATAAAAGAGTGTGTCGAGTATCCTCTGACGAGGCCCGAGCTATTTAAAAAGGTTGGCATCGAGCCTCCGAAGGGCGTCCTCCTTATCGGTCCCCCAGGAACAGGAAAGACCCTCTTGGCCAAGGCCGTCGCCCAACAGACCAACGCTACATTCATCAGACTCGTCGGCTCCGAGCTA contains:
- a CDS encoding proteasome-activating nucleotidase; the encoded protein is MGEREEASDSGPDLSHYLADRISALESKNAQLMEDVRRAESERRYVENELLRLQKEIKRLRVELERLKTPPLIVGYVRDVLEDGRVVIRSSTGPDFIVFAADYIDRKKLIPGTRVSMNKQTLSIMGILPASKDPLVASGEVIEKPGVSYEDIGGLLEQIREIKECVEYPLTRPELFKKVGIEPPKGVLLIGPPGTGKTLLAKAVAQQTNATFIRLVGSELVQKYIGEGARLVRELFELAREKAPSILFIDELDAIGAKRLEIATSGDREVQRTLMQLLAEMDGFDPIGDVRIIAATNRVDILDEALLRPGRFDRIIEIPIPNLEARLEIFKIHTRRMNIEQGVDFLSLAQKCEGATGADIKAICTEAGMFAIRDNRDRVTQRDFDQALEKLLRGSTVKWNEAGVMFA